Proteins encoded together in one Drosophila albomicans strain 15112-1751.03 chromosome 2R, ASM965048v2, whole genome shotgun sequence window:
- the LOC117576582 gene encoding zinc finger MYM-type protein 4 isoform X3 — protein MEEISSSDSFGADSSARPESETSKLDEEQEKATTTVQDTPTSPPAEEDTTIDNQTADATNVEKPAETSSGQVDEDFDQISEGSLDMDESQSQGKTDTVANDGEDKEQQQDADTEPAATNPEGLDEEEPQAATEEEPEEHCNLDASGDADSLQQRDALESVEGDEEDAGDNDAVDGAPSTSIEAMDVDDAEAESEATAPAKAADDEQADDVEMRSEGNDSRQEDEGDAGKAIDESNAPSEGRDEVDRIEEQEQDASAETSAAQEDDERADAEGDADQLDDAAEAEQLDDSGEAEAEQLEDAAEAEHGDDTVENVLEPEESDVCLIPDDPETEVTEAEKEQARENAEKAAEEEEAAEQTQAAAAASSKSPVAETDEAADEHNEKEDGAGEANASTSDEVPRTPNADAEANDEDAPEADAPDADEPTAEEASSAAAGEAGGAAKIIISWIVASTHKCRQCDAEKSCGYRFKNSEVTANEEADADNEEAADGTAAAGSFEYLCDQACCDALLADQPGKYFLRRKKFLVEEVSSQQEVRGDDDEPATDAADEETPAAADESETTTTGKLNDCLQCKEQKNCKYFLRQDQDTFYICNDDCYNLLNAEEPDKFKLKRHSIRVRNIGATTIRSPSKKPESSNVVARTNAEAEAARLDRIESFRRRCADCEQEINVSEKQLIWETMDFCNEICLGSYQRSFGGNCETCKQEVSSIALGKYCVRFGFEVRQFCCAACLNTYKKGLKTCSCCQKDISSGQEGFLAPVGDKDQFKDFCSQACLRRYDNMCNPRKKLRNEMCGVCNNEKPVRVEMLLDDKEHYFCSNPCFSAFKFVSNVNADPCAMCCKYFERKTADAYTIYNTDRHSPKMFCSRICINVYIIVNRHIVSCQWCKVKKYNFDMIYKVQGDVETLTCSINCLTMHGVSCNISARAVTKCDNCSNASTPQYHLTMSDASMRNFCTYQCVMQFQNQFARAPLTLDSDLPSTSASKSSQQQSSPSRASNKNAAPFPTGLPKRVKLKLAQPSGVKNNATAGKKTAGGTVVPVISTVQSLASGETEARIGSVTVRRKRGRKPDSPPPLAMSSMASPATSTVATGEVRGRGRPRKHVDYSVARSPSPPRMLMSSSVPSSNEFNPPAITETKIITVPPYPKAVRNVNISCKPMTVSQGEQCTPSVRDCATQTEKDYSNKVLIPVPVPIFVPQPMYMYSAPFPVPVPIPLPIPVPIFIPTTRNTSQGILKEIKKIQDKMPEDPLEAELLMMAEMVAEEKHDSDSDSDNEIKPDPGLVTMQYQNSLEQQQQQQQQQQQQQVVDVSAASHNPYGDDMLQIALKMATGDYDNHHQTTTVDLESTMTTNTISNQSPMGHDMGQMGVHHLDQQHHMLDATQRSPRGRKRGGGNIAVMDSPSRNSRSPVKRQRGSEMDHSALQQQSQQAQQPQEKPDAQMFLKYTFGVNAWKQWVMTKNADIEKSSMRRRPFKTELLQMTADELNYSLCLFVKEVRKPNGTEYAPDTIYYLVLGIQQYLYVNGRIDNIFYDPYYERFTECLDEVARKFSVLYNDSQYIVTRVEEEHLWECKQLGAHSPHVLLSTLMFFNTKHFNLTTVEEHMQLSFSHIMKHWKRSSQNSKVPGTRNVLLRFYPPQAGLDANPRKKKVYEQQENEENPLRCPVRLYEFYLSKCPESVKTRNDVFYLQPERSCVPDSPVWYSTQALSQDALQRMLHRVKMVKEINIALLTT, from the exons ATGGAGGAAATATCTAGTTCCGATTCCTTTGGTGCTGACTCCAGTGCAAGGCCCGAATCTGAAACCTCAAAATTGGATGAGGAACAAGAGAAAGCCACAACAACTGTGCAAGACACTCCAACATCCCCGCCAGCCGAAGAAGACACAACCATTGACAATCAGACTGCTGATGCGACTAACGTTGAAAAGCCTGCAGAGACATCAAGTGGCCAAGTGGACGAGGATTTTGATCAAATCTCCGAAGGTTCTTTGGACATGGATGAGAGCCAATCGCAGGGCAAAACAGATACGGTCGCAAATGATGGTGAAGACaaggaacagcagcaggatgCGGACACAGAGCCCGCTGCAACTAATCCAGAAGGCTTAGATGAAGAGGAGCCTCAGGCTGCAACAGAAGAAGAGCCGGAGGAGCACTGCAATCTCGATGCCAGCGGTGATGCCGATTCGCTGCAACAACGTGACGCCCTCGAGAGCGTCGAAGGAGATGAGGAGGATGCTGGTGATAATGATGCCGTTGATGGTGCACCGTCCACCTCAATTGAGGCCATGGACGTGGACGACGCTGAAGCTGAGAGTGAGGCGACGGCGCCAGCCAAAGCCGCAGACGATGAGCAGGCAGACGATGTGGAAATGCGCTCAGAAGGCAACGATTCTCGGCAAGAAGACGAAGGAGATGCTGGCAAAGCCATTGATGAATCAAATGCGCCCTCAGAGGGCAGAGATGAAGTAGATAGAATAGAGGAGCAGGAGCAAGACGCTTCGGCTGAAACTAGTGCAGCACAGGAGGACGATGAGCGAGCTGATGCTGAAGGCGATGCAGATCAGCTGGACGATGCTGCAGAGGCCGAGCAGTTAGATGATTCTGgcgaagctgaagcagaaCAGTTGGAAGATGCTGCAGAGGCAGAGCATGGAGATG ATACTGTGGAAAATGTGTTGGAGCCCGAGGAGTCGGATGTTTGTCTCATACCCGACGATCCGGAGACGGAAGTAACTGAGGCCGAAAAGGAGCAGGCACGTGAGAATGCCGAAAAGGCggccgaagaagaagaagccgctgaacaaacacaagcagcagcagcagcctcttCCAAATCCCCCGTTGCTGAGACAGACGAAGCAGCCGACGAACACAATGAAAAGGAGGATGGAGCAGGCGAAGCGAATGCTTCGACGTCGGACGAAGTGCCAAGAACGCCAAATG CGGATGCCGAGGCTAATGACGAAGATGCGCCAGAGGCCGATGCTCCGGATGCGGATGAGCCAACGGCCGAGGAGGCATCCAGTGCGGCTGCTGGCGAAGCAGGCGGTGCAGCCaaaatcatcatcagctgGATTGTTGCAAGCACTCACAAGTGTCGACAATGTGATGCCGAGAAAAGCTGCGGTTACCGCTTCAAAAATTCAGAAGTAACGGCTAACGAGGAGGCGGATGCGGACAACGAAGAAGCGGCGGatggaacagcagcagcaggaagcTTTGAGTATCTGTGTGATCAGGCTTGCTGTGATGCTTTGTTGGCCGATCAGCCGGGCAAATACTTTTTGCGGCGCAAAAAGTTTCTGGTCGAGGAGGTCAGCAGTCAGCAAGAAGTACGCGGCGACGATGATGAACCAGCCACCGACGCAGCTGACGAGGAGACTCCGGCGGCGGCTGATGAATcggagacgacgacgacaggcAAACTTAATGATTGCCTGCAGTGCAAAGAGCAAAAGAATTGCAAATACTTTTTGCGCCAGGACCAGGACACGTTTTACATATGCAACGATGATTGCTACAATCTGTTGAATGCCGAGGAGCCGGATAAATTCAAACTGAAGCGTCACTCGATACGTGTACGAAATATTGGCGCAACTACGATACGTTCGCCCAGCAAAAAACCCGAATCCTCCAATGTAGTGGCACGCACCAATGCCGAAGCCGAGGCGGCGCGTCTCGATCGCATTGAAAGCTTTAGACGTCGTTGCGCCGACTGTGAGCAAGAAATCAATGTGAGCGAGAAGCAACTGATCTGGGAGACGATGGACTTTTGCAATGAGATCTGTTTGGGCAGCTATCAGCGTTCCTTTGGCGGCAACTGTGAGACCTGCAAGCAGGAGGTGAGCTCCATAGCGCTTGGCAAATACTGTGTTCGCTTTGGCTTCGAGGTGCGACAATTTTGCTGTGCCGCATGTCTCAACACCTACAAGAAGGGCCTGAAGACGTGCTCGTGTTGCCAGAAGGACATTAGCAGCGGCCAGGAGGGTTTCTTAGCGCCTGTGGGCGATAAGGATCAGTTCAAAGACTTCTGTTCGCAAGCCTGCCTAAGACGTTACGACAATATGTGCAATCCGCGCAAGAAACTGCGCAACGAAATGTGCGGTGTTTGCAACAATGAAAAACCGGTGCGCGTGGAAATGTTGCTGGACGATAAGGAGCATTATTTCTGCTCGAATCCCTGCTTCTCGGCGTTCAAATTTGTCAGCAACGTGAATGCGGATCCCTGCGCCATGTGCTGCAAATACTTTGAACGCAAAACCGCCGATGCATACACTATCTACAACACCGATAGGCATTCGCCGAAAATGTTCTGCTCCCGGATCTGTATTAACGTGTACATTATTGTGAATCGACATATTGTGTCGTGTCAATGGTGCAAGGTGAAAAAGTACAATTTCGATATGATCTATAAGGTGCAAGGAGATGTGGAAACACTCACCTGCTCAATCAATTGCCTCACCATGCATGGCGTCAGTTGCAACATTTCGGCACGAGCCGTCACCAAGTGCGACAATTGCAGCAACGCGAGCACTCCACAGTATCACTTGACCATGTCGGATGCATCGATGCGCAATTTTTGTACATATCAGTGTGTGATGCAGtttcaaaatcaatttgcgCGCGCTCCTTTGACGCTAGACAGCGATTTGCCATCGACGTCAGCGAGCAAGTCATCGCAGCAACAGTCGTCGCCATCACGTGCCAGCAATAAGAATGCAGCACCGTTTCCCACTGGATTGCCTAAGCgtgtcaaattaaaattagcaCAACCG TCCGGTGTTAAGAATAATGCCACGGCTGGAAAGAAGACAGCCGGCGGCACCGTTGTACCCGTCATTTCGACGGTGCAATCTTTGGCCAGCGGCGAAACGGAAGCGCGCATTGGCAGTGTGACAGTACGCCGTAAACGTGGACGTAAGCCGGATTCGCCGCCGCCACTGGCAATGAGCAGCATGGCATCGCCCGCTACATCCACAGTGGCCACCGGCGAGGTACGCGGACGAGGACGACCGCGTAAGCACGTGGATTATAGCGTTGCTCGTTCACCATCGCCTCCACGCATGCTCATGAGCAGCAGCGTACCGAGCAGCAACGAGTTCAACCCGCCGGCCATCACAGAAACCAAGATCATTACGGTGCCGCCATATCCGAAGGCTGTGCGCAATGTGAACATCAGCTGCAAACCGATGACCGTCTCCCAAGGGGAGCAGTGCACGCCGTCCGTGCGCGATTGCGCAACACAAACGGAAAAGGATTATTCAAACAAGGTGCTGATACCGGTGCCGGTGCCTATATTTGTTCCACAACCGATGTACATGTATTCGGCACCGTTCCCGGTGCCCGTGCCCATTCCGCTGCCAATACCGGTGCCCATCTTTATACCAACAACACGCAACACCTCCCAGGGCATATTGAAAGAGATTAAAAAGATACAGGATAAAATGCCTGAGGATCCGTTGGAAGCTGAGCTCCTGATGATGGCCGAAATGGTGGCGGAGGAGAAACATGATTCAGATTCCGATTCGGACAATGAAATTAAACCGGATCCAGGTCTAGTGACGATGCAATATCAAAACAGtttggagcaacagcagcagcagcagcaacaacaacagcagcaacaagtggTTGACGTAAGTGCGGCCAGTCATAATCCCTATGGTGATGATATGCTGCAAATCGCGCTTAAAATGGCAACCGGCGACTATGATAATCATCATCAGACCACAACAGTGGATCTGGAGTCAACAATGACGACCAACACGATATCAAATCAATCGCCAATGGGTCATGATATGGGCCAAATGGGTGTGCATCATCTGGACCAGCAACATCACATGCTGGATGCGACGCAACG TTCACCGCGTGGTCGTAAACGAGGTGGTGGCAACATTGCTGTTATGGATTCCCCATCAAGGAACAGTCGGTCGCCCGTGAAGCGACAACGGGGTAGCGAAATGGATCACTCGGCGCTgcagcaacagtcacagcaAGCGCAACAGCCGCAGGAGAAGCCCGACGCACAAATGTTCCTCAAGTACACGTTCGGTGTAAATGCCTGGAAGCAGTGGGTGATGACCAAGAATGCGGACATTGAGAAGAGTTCGATGCGTCGTCGTCCGTTTAAAACGGAGCTGCTGCAAATGACAGCTGACGAGTTAAATTATTCGCTCTGCCTGTTTGTTAAGGAGGTGCGCAAACCCAATGGCACCGAGTATGCACCCGATACCATATATTATCTTGTGCTGG GCATTCAACAATATCTGTATGTAAATGGTCGCATTGATAACATCTTCTATGATCCATATTATGAGCGCTTTACGGAGTGTTTGGACGAAGTGGCGCGAAAGTTTTCTGTACTCTACAATGATTCAC aatacaTTGTGACGCGCGTCGAGGAGGAGCATTTGTGGGAATGCAAACAGCTTGGTGCCCATTCACCTCATGTGCTGCTCAGCACGCTCATGTTCTTCAATACcaagcatttcaatttaact ACCGTTGAGGAGCACATGCAATTATCTTTCTCGCACATTATGAAGCATTGGAAACGCTCATCGCAGAACTCCAAAGTTCCCGGCACGCGGAACGTCTTGCTACGCTTCTATCCACCGCAGGCGGGTCTGG ATGCCAATCCGCGCAAGAAAAAGGTCTATGAACAGCAAGAAAACGAAGAGAATCCACTGCGCTGTCCTGTGCGTTTATACGAATTCTATCTATCGAAATG tccGGAAAGTGTAAAGACGCGCAACGATGTTTTCTACTTGCAACCAGAAAGATCTTGTGTGCCCGATTCGCCCGTTTGGTACTCCACACAGGCGCTTAGCCAGGATGCCCTACAGCGAATGCTGCATCGAGTTAAGATGGTTAAGGAAATCAACATAGCGCTATTGACAACTTAA